In Solanum lycopersicum chromosome 5, SLM_r2.1, the following are encoded in one genomic region:
- the LOC101243888 gene encoding uncharacterized protein yields the protein MPISTIEHQYSRFKNPKNNTHSTPNHQFSNTNVSKNKKKFMSMSFRGLGCKGKLNSPDASTPEVIRSAAQWESSSKQMRKNRRKKMTTLSTSTRNSTNVVCCAPPGIGSAYDVAPRPKTRSNNREHPRIARRATNGEAISRSHTSNTRHHCPRSHHRPHIMILRHNLQYARDVEGDDQYGSWRLDVDDMSYEQLVELSDKIGYVGTGLEEEKIVEYIRKF from the exons ATGCCAATATCAACAATTGAACATCAATATTCAAgattcaaaaatccaaaaaacaaCACTCATTCTACCCCTAATCATCAATTTTCCAACACAAATGTatcaaaaaacaagaaaaaatttatgtcTATGAGCTTTAGAGGGCTAGGATGTAAGGGAAAATTAAACTCACCGGACGCGTCGACACCGGAAGTTATTAGATCAGCAGCACAATGGGAGAGTAGTAGTAAGCAAAtgaggaaaaatagaagaaaaaagatgACAACATTGTCAACAAGTACTAGGAATTCAACTAATGTTGTTTGTTGTGCTCCTCCTGGTATTGGTTCTGCTTATGATGTTGCTCCTAGGCCAAAAACAAGATCAAATAATAGAGAG CACCCTCGTATCGCGAGGAGAGCAACGAATGGCGAAGCAATTTCTAGGTCTCATACGTCTAATACAAGACATCATTGCCCTCGTTCTCATCATCGTCCTCAT ATTATGATCCTCAGACACAATTTGCAATATGCTAGAGATGTAGAAGGGGATGATCAATATGGATCTTGGAGACTAGATGTAGATGATATGTCATATGAG CAATTGGTTGAACTAAGTGATAAGATTGGGTATGTGGGAACAGGTTTAGAAGAAGAGAAGATAGTTGAATATATAAGAAAGTTTTAG